The nucleotide window TTTGCCATAAAGTGTTGTCTCCACGGAAAAGCGCGCCGGCAACCGTTATGGCCGAATGACTCGACGCTCGGCAGGTTCGCGCTTCTTCGCTTTTGTCTATTGACGACCCGACCGCAATCGGTTTTCGGTTGTGCAAATGACCTAGCGCCAGGGCATGCAGTCGAACTGCAAGGCTATCTCCGGCACTATGGACCATGTGTTGACACATCCCGAGGTGGGTCCTCTTGTTGATACTCGATGCCAGAGGACGCTGTTCATCCTCGGCAGGGTTCTTGGCATGCAATCCGGAAATTATTTACGCGCTCCAGATTGCCGCGAATTTGTTGTGTTCTTCGGGACGATCCCGAATTTCCGGGCCACTCGCCAGAGCTTGGCATGTCCGCTTCGCCGGCGCGAAACTCCTGAAGACGTTCCCGTTCTCGGGGGCGTCGGGGTTTTCGCCAGTCACGTATTCTTGGTCTACAGGTGTTTCACCAGAAATACGGATTCTCGAATCGGATCATTGCTTGGCAACATTGGCCCAAACGCCTTTGTAGGGTTCCTTACGCAAATATGCAAGTGCAAGGCTGCTTAACAAGTGATTTGATACGCTGTTTTTGCTTGTTATCTATACTTATATATACAGATATACCATGCTGAGATGTTGATAGCAGCATTCTGTCAAGATGTGGTTAACCCTCAGGCCCCAGTGTTCTGGGGTGGCCGCAGCTCAAAAATCGAGCTATTCGCTGTCATGTTGCCACATTGCTTTCCAAGATGTGGGGCTCTTTTACAGGAGAACCCACGGTCTGGCGATGATCCGGCCAGCGGCCGGTGATCCTTGTTTCGATGAAAGAGGCGGATGACAACTGCTATGCGTTTGCTCCAAGCTATCCTGATCCTGCTTATGTCCCTATACTGCGCGCCCCTGATGGCTCAGGAGGGTGGAGAGGCTCCTGTTGTGGTTCATGGAGCCCGAACGGATGGCAATGACAAGAAGGCCGAGTTCATCCTCGATGTTTCCGAACCGGTCGCCTTTAGTGTCTTTGCGCTGGAAGGACCTTACCGGCTGGTCATCGATCTGCCTGACATGACCTTTCAGATGGAGCAGGGGATCGGTTTGGTCGAGCGCGCCATGGTGAAGAATTTCCGTTTTGGCAGCTTTGGACATTCCGGCTCGCGCGTGGTGCTAGACCTTTCCAAGCCGACCAAGGTGGGCAAGGCCTACACCCTGCCATCGGTGGATGGCAATCCGGCAAGGCTGGTTATCGAAATGGCTTCGGTCAGCAAGAAGGAATTCGCCGAACAGGCCTTGCGGGACGTGATCCGCATCCGGGCTGACGGTAAGCGGGACACGGCGCCGATGACGCCATCTGCTGCTGCCGACAAGGTTGCCGATGCCGTTGAGGATAGCCGTCCGTTGATCGTTCTCGACCCCGGACATGGTGGTATCGACACGGGCGCGGTTTCCAGTAGTGGTGCGCATGAAAGCACGATCGTCCTTGAATTTGCCAAGGCGCTGCGCGATGTGCTGGTCAAGGAAAAGCATTTCCGCGTTCTGCTGACCAGAGACCGCGACCGGTTCATTTCTCTTGGCGGACGGGTCGCCTTTGCGCGAGAAAAGAAGGCGGACCTGTTCCTCTCGATCCATGCAGATATCGTCAAGGAGCACTATGTGCGCGGGGCGACGGTCTACACGCTTTCCGACAAGGCGTCTGACGCCGTAGCACACACCCTGGCGCAGCAGGAAAACAGATCGGACCTGATTGCCGGACTGGAGATCGAGGAGACCGACGACGTCGTCGCCGACATTCTTATCGACCTCACACGCCGGGAAACGGCCAATCATTCCGCCCTCTATTCCCGCACGCTGGTCGGTGCGCTCAAATCCTCCGTTCGCCTGTCGAAGACACCGGAGCGCTCGGCAGGATTCCGCGTCCTTAAAGCCCCCGACATCCCGAGCGTTCTGCTTGAGCTAGGCTATCTTTCCAACAAGGAGGACAGGGCGGATCTGTTGTCGGATAGCTGGCGCGACAAGGCGATCAAATCCATTGTCAAGTCGATTAACAAGTTTTTCGCCAGACGGTCCGCGCAGTCGAGCGGCCTTTTCTTGCCCAGGTCTGGCTGAGAATCGCCACGGCTCGCGGATGATGTCTCGTGGCGGGAAGTCGTTTTTCTGGTCTAACCGACAATTTGATTGCTGACAGAAATGCCGAATTTATGCGGATAAATTTCTGAACGGAGCCCTTTTGCTGCCCCAATGTCATGTGATGGTTGCAAAATGACTGGTAGCAGAATAAGTCTGTCCGTAAATTGGATCGGGCGCATCAGGCGGGTTCTGATGGCGTTCGTATGGGCTGATGGTGGCGGCTTAAGTTTTCGAAACAGGGACTGCAGGTATCGGAGTGCCAAGCGCGTTTCTGGCTGGTTGCTCTGCTCATGGGTTTCGCTCATGGGTGACGGGCCAGCTCAGGGCGCAAGCCATAAGGAAACAGCCTCAGGGCGGGCGCAAATCAAGTGCACTCACTGTGCGGTTCTGATGGGCGCGTTTTCGATTGGCCGTGTTTCCGATGGCAGGACGCTTGAATTTAACGGGATTAAGTAGGAACAGATATGATAATTTGGCGCTTCTTCGGCTTTCTCTTTGCCGCAGGTTCGGTTCTGTTCATAGTGATCGCCACCGCTGTATATATCTTCCTCAATTCAATGATGGCCGGGTTGCCGGATTTTACGGCGCTGAGGAACTATGAGCCGCCCGTGACCACGCGCATTCATGCAGCCGATGGCCAGTTGATGGCTGAATATGCCAGAGAACGGCGCCTGTTCCTGCCCATTCAGGCTATTCCGGAGCGGGTCAAGGAAGCCTTTATCTCTGCTGAGGACAAGAATTTCTACAGCCATGCCGGTCTTGACTTCACCGGTATCGCCCGCGCTGTTGTCACCAACCTCAAGAACATGGGCCAGAACCGCCGCCTTGTTGGTGCTTCCACCATCACGCAGCAGGTCGCCAAGAATTTTCTTCTAACGTCTGAACAGTCCTATGAGCGCAAGATCAAGGAAGCGCTCCTGTCCATGCGTATCGAGCAGACCTTCTCCAAGAACGAGATTCTGGAACTCTATCTCAACGAGATGTATTTCGGCATCGGCGTTTATGGTATCGGGTCAGCTTCGCTCAATTATTTCGACAAGTCGGTGCATGAGCTTTCGCTCTCCGAGATGGCTTATCTCGCTGCGCTTATGAAAGCGCCGAACAACTATCACCCGATCCGCCACAAGGAGAAGGCCATCGAGCGCCGGGATTGGGTCATCGATCAGATGGTCAGCAACGGCTATGTGACCGTCGAAGAGGCTAACAAGGCCAAGGCGACGGATCTGCAGGTCAAGTTCCGGCCACGTGGGGCGCATATTTTTGCGGCTGACTATTTCGCCGAAGAGGTTCGTCGCTGGATCGACAAGGAGTTCGGTGAAGAAAAGCTCTATAATGGCGGCCTGTCGGTGAGAACCTCTCTTGATGTTGGCCTGCAAAGGGAAGCGCGAGTGGCGCTCAACCATGGTCTTGTGTCGTTTGACAAGCAAAAGGGCTGGCGTGGTCCGCTGAAGACCATCGATATCTCCGGTGACTGGGGAAAGACACTTCTGGCCGAAAAGCCGCTTTCCGATGTGCCTGAATGGCGGATGGCCGTTGTCCTCACGGCGGACGGCAATGAAGCGACCGTCGGCCTGCGTCCTTCCGAAGGCGATGAAGAAACGCCGGGCAACGTCAACGAACGCCAGATTGCAACGCTGTCTTTCAAGGACATGAAGTGGGCCAAGTGGGCAACGGGGGATCGTAAGGGCAAGGCCCTGCGCTCGGTTGCCGATGTGCTGACGCCGGGGGATGTCATATATGTCTCCGCCAAGGAAGATGGCAGCTTCGAGCTGGAACAGATTCCGGAGGTCTCTGGCGCTCTGATCGCGATGGATCCGATCACCGGCCGCATTCTGGCGATCGCCGGTGGCTTCTCGTTTGACGAAAGCCAGTTCGACCGGGCAACGCAGGCCTATCGCCAGCCGGGTTCCTCTTTCAAGCCGTTCGTCTATGCAACAGCCCTCGACAATGGCTACACGCCGTCGAGCGTGGTCATGGATGCGCCGATCGAAATCGATCAGGGTGGCGGACAGGGCGTCTGGCGGCCTCAGAACTATGGCGGAAAATTCTACGGCCCTTCGACCTTGCGGCTTGGTATCGAGCTGTCGCGAAACGTCATGACCGTGCGTCTGGCCAAGGACATGGGCATGCCACTGGTGGCTGAATACGCGCGGCGGTTTGGCATCTATGACAATCTGATGCCGGTACTGTCGATGGCGCTTGGGGCCGGTGAAACGACGGTTCTGCGCATGGTGACGGCCTATTCGATGATTGCCAACGGCGGACGGCGGATCACGCCAACCTTTGTCGACCGAGTGCAGGATCGCTACGGCAAGACCATCTACCGGCATGATCAGCGCATCTGCGAGAATTGCAATGTGCAGCGCTGGGATCATCAGAAAGAGCCTGAAGTCATCGACAACCGCGAGCAGGTGCTGGATCCGATGACCGCCTATCAGATCACCTCGATGATGGAAGGTGTGGTTCAGCGCGGTACCGGCACGATTGTCAACAAGGTGGTTGGCAAGCCGATCGCAGGCAAGACCGGAACGACCAACGACGAGCGTGATGCCTGGTTTGTCGGTTTCTCTCCCGATCTGGTGGTCGGGGTCTATGTCGGCTATGACCGCCCGCGCCCGATGGGACGTGGCGCAACCGGTGGCCATCTGGCCGCGCCGATCTTTGCCGAGTTCATGAAGGTGGCCCTCAAGGACAAGCCGAAGAAGCCGTTCAAGGTGCCGGAAGGCATCGAACTGATCCCGATCGACCGGCGCACCGGCCTCAGGGCTTCGGCGCAGAGTGAGGGGGTCATTCTGGAGGCCTTCAAGCCGGGTACCCTGCCGCCGGACAGCTATTCCGTCATCGGCTTTACCGAAGACATGGGGCGGCCGGTAACTGCGGAAGAAGCCGAACATGCCTTGACGCAAGGCACGGGTGGTCTGTATTAAAGCCGGATACCGAATGCTGATGAAGCGGATGCAGCCAGACTTGCGTCCGCTTTGTCGTCAGATCAAATGCTTTTGAGACCGGGGACGGCTTGGCCTTCCTCTCAGTGACGAATGAAGAGAATCGCATGCGCGCAGAAATCCAGAATGTAGTCGACGAAATCAAGCAGGGTCTTGCTCTGCTGAGGAGGCATCTTTGACTGGGATGTTGCCCAGAAACGCCTTCTTGAACTGAACAATCTCGCCGAAAATCCCAACCTTTGGAATGATCCGCAGAATGCCCAGAAGCTGATGCAGGAACGCCAGAAGCTGGAGACGGCGATCAATGGCTATCTCAAGGCCAATCAGGATCTTGACGATTCCATCGAGCTCATCGAACTGGGTGAGATGGAAGGGGATCAGGACGTGATCTCCGATGCAGAACAGACCCTGCATGCCCTTCTGAAAGAGATTTCGCGCCAGCAGATCGAGACGATGCTCTCGGGCGAGGCAGACGGAATGGACTGCTATATCGAAGTGCATTCCGGTGCGGGTGGTACGGAGAGCCAGGATTGGGCCTCCATGCTGTTGCGCATGTATACCCGCTGGGCCGAGAAGGCCGGGTTCAAGGTGGACGTGCTTGAAGTCACCGCCGGTGAAGAGGCTGGCATCAAGGCAGCAACCATCATAGTCAAGGGCGAGAATGCCTATGGCTGGGCCAAGACCGAATCCGGCGTGCATCGTCTGGTGCGCATTTCGCCGTTCGACAGTCAGGCACGGCGTCATACCTCATTCTCTTCCGTCTGGGTCTATCCGGTGATCGACGACACGATCGAGATCGAAATCAACGAGAGTGATTGCCGCATCGATACCTACCGCGCTTCCGGCGCCGGTGGTCAGCACGTCAACACGACTGACTCGGCTGTCCGTATCACGCACCATCCAACGGGGATTGTGGTTCAGTGCCAGAACGAGCGCAGCCAGCACAAGAACCGGGCCCAGGCCTGGGACATGTTGCGGGCGCGTCTCTATGAGCGCGAATTGCAGATTCGTGAAGACAAGGCGAGTGCCGAGAATGCATCCAAGACCGATATCGGCTGGGGGCATCAGATCCGGTCCTATGTCCTTCAGCCCTATCAGCTGGTCAAGGATCTGCGCACCGGTGTGGAAAGCACCAGTCCTCAGGATGTGCTCGACGGCGCTCTGACGCCTTACATGGAAGCTGCTTTGGCGCAGCGTGCCTATGGCACGGAAGGTGCCGAGGTCGAAGATCTGGTCTAGGGCATGGGGCTCTGATCCGGGCTGGCTCGTATCTGTTGCGGCAGCCGTTTGACTTTCTGAAATTGAAAAGGCCCGAACCTTGACTGGTGCGGGCCTTTTTCTTTTCAGGATCAGCCATCGCCGATCAGGCCATATGCATGTGCTGCGCAACCGGAGGTGAGACAGTTTCAGAGGCAAGGGGCGAGCCGCCGTTGTCGCGCTGTTGCTGGCGGGAGGAAAATGGCCGCGGTTTGGGCGCGCTACGTCTTGCGATCGAAAGCGAGGTGAAAAGGAAGAGTTCAGGATAAGTTAAGATAGGCCTAAATCAACTTATGCAATTCTTTTCCTGCGATAAGGAAAGAGTAGGGGTTCACAGCCTTGCCGCCAACCCTGGTCTCGAAATGCAGGTGTGGACCGGTGGAGCGTCCGGTCGAGCCAACCTTGCCCAGCACGGTTGCTGTGGTGACCTTCTCGCCTTCCTTGGCCAATACCTTGCTCATATGGGCGTAGCGGCTGACAACGCCGTTGCCGTGATCGACTTCCACCATCAGGCCATAGCCAGCGCGGGGACCTGCGTAGGTTACGGTGCCAAAGCCAGCAGCCCGGATGAGGGAGCCATAGGCGTCGGCAACATCGATGCCGGAATGCATGGACATCCGGCCAAGGAACGGGTCCTTGCGGATGCCGAATTTGCTGCTGAGATGGCCGGAGACCAGTGGATGGCTGATGGGTAGCTTGATGACCTGATTTTTCAGCTGGGTGAAACGATCAAGAGCCAGCTCGACTTTTTCGGCATCTTCAGCTAGCTGATCGTGGTCATAATCCTCGGTGATGGGGATGTAGGGACCGCCGATACCGCCTTCTTCTTCCGGCAGATCAACCTTGATGCCAAGCGCTGCGATGCGCTGCTCGACGCGGCTCGACTTGTACCGGAGGTCGGTCAACAGGTTATGCAGAATGACCTTGCTATCAACCATTTCCTGCTCGAGCCTGCCAGCAGCGTCCGCGAGCTTGACGATGGTCTGGTTGCCATTTGCCGAGGCTTCCGGCGCGTCGATGATGGACGGGTCGGCTTCATCAAATGCGGAGGCAAGGAGAATGTCATCCGAGCCTGAAGAGAGTGGTAAGGTTTCATTCGCGCCGGTGTTTGGGCCAGCGTCAGAATTGGCTTCGGCGGC belongs to uncultured Cohaesibacter sp. and includes:
- a CDS encoding N-acetylmuramoyl-L-alanine amidase, with product MRLLQAILILLMSLYCAPLMAQEGGEAPVVVHGARTDGNDKKAEFILDVSEPVAFSVFALEGPYRLVIDLPDMTFQMEQGIGLVERAMVKNFRFGSFGHSGSRVVLDLSKPTKVGKAYTLPSVDGNPARLVIEMASVSKKEFAEQALRDVIRIRADGKRDTAPMTPSAAADKVADAVEDSRPLIVLDPGHGGIDTGAVSSSGAHESTIVLEFAKALRDVLVKEKHFRVLLTRDRDRFISLGGRVAFAREKKADLFLSIHADIVKEHYVRGATVYTLSDKASDAVAHTLAQQENRSDLIAGLEIEETDDVVADILIDLTRRETANHSALYSRTLVGALKSSVRLSKTPERSAGFRVLKAPDIPSVLLELGYLSNKEDRADLLSDSWRDKAIKSIVKSINKFFARRSAQSSGLFLPRSG
- a CDS encoding penicillin-binding protein 1A, which translates into the protein MWRFFGFLFAAGSVLFIVIATAVYIFLNSMMAGLPDFTALRNYEPPVTTRIHAADGQLMAEYARERRLFLPIQAIPERVKEAFISAEDKNFYSHAGLDFTGIARAVVTNLKNMGQNRRLVGASTITQQVAKNFLLTSEQSYERKIKEALLSMRIEQTFSKNEILELYLNEMYFGIGVYGIGSASLNYFDKSVHELSLSEMAYLAALMKAPNNYHPIRHKEKAIERRDWVIDQMVSNGYVTVEEANKAKATDLQVKFRPRGAHIFAADYFAEEVRRWIDKEFGEEKLYNGGLSVRTSLDVGLQREARVALNHGLVSFDKQKGWRGPLKTIDISGDWGKTLLAEKPLSDVPEWRMAVVLTADGNEATVGLRPSEGDEETPGNVNERQIATLSFKDMKWAKWATGDRKGKALRSVADVLTPGDVIYVSAKEDGSFELEQIPEVSGALIAMDPITGRILAIAGGFSFDESQFDRATQAYRQPGSSFKPFVYATALDNGYTPSSVVMDAPIEIDQGGGQGVWRPQNYGGKFYGPSTLRLGIELSRNVMTVRLAKDMGMPLVAEYARRFGIYDNLMPVLSMALGAGETTVLRMVTAYSMIANGGRRITPTFVDRVQDRYGKTIYRHDQRICENCNVQRWDHQKEPEVIDNREQVLDPMTAYQITSMMEGVVQRGTGTIVNKVVGKPIAGKTGTTNDERDAWFVGFSPDLVVGVYVGYDRPRPMGRGATGGHLAAPIFAEFMKVALKDKPKKPFKVPEGIELIPIDRRTGLRASAQSEGVILEAFKPGTLPPDSYSVIGFTEDMGRPVTAEEAEHALTQGTGGLY
- the prfB gene encoding peptide chain release factor 2 (programmed frameshift) is translated as MRAEIQNVVDEIKQGLALLRRHLDWDVAQKRLLELNNLAENPNLWNDPQNAQKLMQERQKLETAINGYLKANQDLDDSIELIELGEMEGDQDVISDAEQTLHALLKEISRQQIETMLSGEADGMDCYIEVHSGAGGTESQDWASMLLRMYTRWAEKAGFKVDVLEVTAGEEAGIKAATIIVKGENAYGWAKTESGVHRLVRISPFDSQARRHTSFSSVWVYPVIDDTIEIEINESDCRIDTYRASGAGGQHVNTTDSAVRITHHPTGIVVQCQNERSQHKNRAQAWDMLRARLYERELQIREDKASAENASKTDIGWGHQIRSYVLQPYQLVKDLRTGVESTSPQDVLDGALTPYMEAALAQRAYGTEGAEVEDLV
- a CDS encoding M23 family metallopeptidase is translated as MLSGATSREFGRRKEPHRIIIAHGDVVQDFVVRPWIMSSLALLGVVFSVLYLSATAYLVFRDEIITFSRSEQAQMQSEYEDRIAQLRSQIDRIASRQMLDQQALQSHVQTLMQKQADFEAYSSVLEPIITKARKAGLPIRSELKVPLPRIAPWRQTEKQATADPLPGNGLNVQASTDQDKRLVVAQATTDVTPEAISSRFEELTRLGFRSTNSFTDAAEANSDAGPNTGANETLPLSSGSDDILLASAFDEADPSIIDAPEASANGNQTIVKLADAAGRLEQEMVDSKVILHNLLTDLRYKSSRVEQRIAALGIKVDLPEEEGGIGGPYIPITEDYDHDQLAEDAEKVELALDRFTQLKNQVIKLPISHPLVSGHLSSKFGIRKDPFLGRMSMHSGIDVADAYGSLIRAAGFGTVTYAGPRAGYGLMVEVDHGNGVVSRYAHMSKVLAKEGEKVTTATVLGKVGSTGRSTGPHLHFETRVGGKAVNPYSFLIAGKELHKLI